ACTGTGTTTGTTGCGGGATATGATAAAGATTTGAGCTGTGCCAAAGCTGGTCTACTTGCTCATGTAATGCTAGTTGAACTGAGTCCGGACAATGACCTAAATTACACGTAGCGATTCCTGAGGTATAATCAAGATATTTTTCACCAACATCGTCCCACATGTAACTTCCTTTGCCCTTTGTAACTGTAATGGGAAAACGGCTATATGTAGACATGACCGCTGATAGTTTGTTGATTGACGCTGTATCAGGCATGATAAACCTCCTTCTCTCTGACGATTTGTGTACCTGCCGATTGGCCCTTTACGTAACGGAGTAATTCTTCCGGCTCATAGCCATTCAATATAACAGGATTATGAACTCCTTCGTTTAATGCATTTATAGCAGCCGTCACTTTCGGTATCATTCCGCCATATATAACTCCTTGATCAATAAGAGAATGTATTTGACGTTCCGTTAATTTATCATGAATAATCTGTTCTGATTTTTTTGTTTGCATGACGCCGGGTATGTCGCTAATAAAAGCAAGATTTCCTTTGAAACTCTTTGCGACTGCTGCTGCTGCCATATCGGCATTAATGTTATATTTTTGCCCTTTGTCATCAATACCGATTGGAGAAAGAACTGGAATACCGCCTTCGTTCATAATCACATTTAACCAAGCCGTATTGACCTTATCTACTTTACCGACGAACCCAAGCTTTCCATCGTTGTGTATTGGGGAAGCCTTAAGTATTTGTCCGTCCACGCCACTAATACCAATGCCTGGTACACCTGCTGATAGTAATTTCCCTACGATCACTTTATTGATGCTTCCGCTTAAGATTGTTTCAGCCACCTGCAGTACCTCTGGTGTCGTCACTCTTAAACCATCCACAAACTTGGTAGAAACTTGCCATTTATCTAAAGCTTCATTAATTTCTGGTCCACCACCGTGAACGATAATCGGCTGCCATCCCGCTTCTTTCAAAGCTATGAAAATACGGTAAAATGAATCAGGTAATTCTTGGATGATACTGCCGCCAATTTTACAGATTAAGTGTGTCATCGCTCTCTCCTTACGTTCGATACGAGGCATTTATTTTGACATAGTCATACGTAAGATCACAACCCCACGCAGCACACGATTCTTTTCCATCGTTCAAATTAATTGTGATATGAACATCGTCATTCGATAAGTAAGCTTTTGCTTCTTCTTCACTAAAAGGTAATGGTAAACCGCCTTTCACAACGTGAATATCACCTAATGCAACATCCACTTTATCTGGATAGACTGGCTGGTTGCTGTAACCTACAGCACATACCACTCTCCCCCAGTTTGGGTCTGCCCCATAAACAGCAGACTTTACAAGGTTAGATGAAATAACAGCCTTACCTACCTGTCTAGCTGTTTCAATCGTAGGTGCTCCTTTGACATTAACTTGAATAAGCTTCGTAGCACCTTCTCCATCTCTTGCAATTTGTTTAGCCAATTCTTGACTCACAAATTGTAAAGCTTCTACGAATAACCCCCATTGTGGATGGTTTTCATCTAAAGGATGATTGTTTTGTAAGCCATTTGCCAGTACAAGCACCGTATCATTAGTACTGCTGTCACCGTCCACGGTAATCATATTAAACGTATGATCTGTCACAGTGCGGAGCGCTTGCTGCAAACTTTCGGCTTCAACGTTCGCATCTGTCGTTATATAAGCTAGCATAGTGGCCATATTAGGGTGAATCATCCCAGAACCTTTTGCGGCCCCACCAATCGTAATCTCTTTTTCATCAATCTTTAATTTAACAGCAATTTTCTTTGTAACAGTATCCGTTGTTAAAATCGCTTGCTCAAAGCGATCACATGACATATTATCTTTGGATACCATGGCCTGTACTCCCGCTTCTATTTTTTCCATTGGGAGCGTAACACCGATTAATCCTGTGGAAGCAACAGCAACATGATGTTCATTGATACGCATCTTTTCGGCAACCCATTTGCGCGTTTGAAGAGCATCATCCATCCCTTGGACCCCTGTACATGCATTCGCAATACCTGAATTGACAACAATTGTTTGCAAAGCGTGATCGACACTAAGACTTTGTTGCGTCACTTTCAATGGTGGTGCTTGAAAGGCATTTACCGTATAAACACCTGCTGCTGCTGCAGGAACATCGGAATGAAGCCAACCAAAATCAAGCTTAGCTTTCCTAATTCCTGTATGAACACCTCCTGCAGAAAAACCTTTTGGGCTAGTTACATTGCCATTTTCAATTATGTCAATATGGTGCTTTTTAGTTTTCACCAACATGTTATCGTCTCCTTTCGCTTATGGAAACATAGGGATGAGCTGTAAGCCTTCCTCTACATTCCAGCCATTCATTATATTTGCATTTTGGATCGCTTGACCTGCTGCCCCTTTAACGAGATTATCAATCGCAGAAGCAATCATCAGCTGTCCTGTCCGTTCATTTATATGGATGCCAATATCACAAAAGTTACTCCCCGCAACTTCTTTTGTGGATGGGAAATGACTTTCCGGCCTGACTCTTACAAAAGTGTGATCTTGATAATAATTTGAATAGAGCTCATGAATATATGATGACTCTACACTGTTTTTTAACTGTGCATACATCGTACACAACAAACCACGTGTCATTGGAATTAAATGAGTTGTCATATTAATAAAGGCTTGTTGATCAGCTTGATCAGTTAAATATTGTTCAATTTCAGGGATATGCTGATGTTTGCCAACCTTATATGGTTTTACATTTTCGTTAGTTTCTGAAAAATGTGTCATAGGAGACTGTTTGCGCCCCGCCCCTGAGACACCTGTTTTCCCGTCAATAACGATAGAGGTTAGATCAATTAAGTCGTGATGAACAGCTGGAATCAAACCTAGTAAACTAGCTGTAGGAAAACATCCAGGATTAGAACAAATACGAGCTGTCGCTAGTTTCTCACTGTAAATCTCACTTAACCCATAAACAGCCTCATCTAGTAGGCTTTTTGGTGCCGCTTTTTGTCCATACCACGTTTCATATTTCTCTGGAGAATCTAACCTCAAATCACCGGACAAATCTATGCATTGCACAGATTGTAAATGAGGGATGTATTGTTTACTAACACCAGGTGGCGTAGCAAAAAACACAATGTCTACTTCTTGATCCAGTGCATGAATATTTAACTCTTCCATAGGGAGCGGTACAAAGGTTTTTAAATGTGGATATATCTCGTCTAATCTTTGCCCTTCCTGTGAATGGGAGATAATTTTTGTAATCTGTAGTTTTGAATGACCTTGAAGAAGCCTTATGAGTTCTATGGCTCCGTACCCAGTACCTCCAACAATAGCAACCTGTTTCAAAGCGATCATCGTCCTTTCCGAACTATGGTGAATTAATTAATTATTATACTCACTCATACATATATATGCAACATTTTTATGTAGATAAATTAATTTTTATACAATGTTTTATTAGCCATGCTTGTAAATAGTGTTATAGAGATTGCGTTAGGTATAAAGAGATATATTGAATAAACGCAATAACTCTTTAAGAAGAATAAGAAGCTATAGGTAAATATTTTTTAATAAACTCCTCCTATGCACCAAGGAGGAGGCAAGGTACTTTCTCTACGTCTGAAAGCCTTGTAGGGTGCCCTTCCCTATGGATTTATGTCTCCATACGTTTTTGGATTGTTCTACCTTTTTATTTTTAAATAGGCTAATTCTTTAATAATGCTTTAGGAAAGAATATAAAAAAGACTACCGAGATCTCAGCAGTCTAAAAAGTAACCTTACTATTTGATTATAAAATCGGTGACAGTAGTCGAGAAATTGATTCCTTAAAACGGATCCAGCGCGGGCGTTTTTGATAAAGCTCTTCAGTTAATCGTGTTGAATTCTGCATGTCTTGTTCAAATGATTGGGCAATCTTTTCAGCTGTTAGCTGATCATATATAAACGCGTTCACTTCAAAATTCAGTTTAAAGCTTCTCATATCGATATTAGCAGTTCCGACAGAGCACATTTTTCGGTCGATAACGAGAGCTTTAGCATGGATAAACCCATTCTCGTAAATATAAACACTTGCTCCTGATCTCAGTAACTTCCCAATATGAGAAAGTGTCGCCCAATAAATAAATGGGTGATCTGGTTTATTAGGTATCATGATTCGTACATCTTTACCAGAGAGAGAAGCCACCCTTAAAGCATCCAAAAGGCTTTGATCTGGAATAAAGTACGGTGTTTGAATGTAGATTGATTCATTTGCATCCATGATCATTTTCATATAGCCATTTTTAATTTGCTCCCATTCTGAATCTGGTCCACTGGAGACAATTTGTAAAGTAGCGTTCCCACTGTTTTTCTTCATAGGAAAGTAGCGTGGTTCATAATCAATCGTAAAATGTTTTGAAGCTTGATTCCAATCCAAGATAAAACGGGTTTGCATCGGGTCGACAGCATTTCCACAAATTCTTAAATGAGTATCACGCCAATAACCGAATTCTTTCTTCTTACCTAGATATTCATTCCCTACATTAAAACCACCAACATAGCCAATTTGTCCATCTATAATCGTTATCTTACGATGGTTTCGATAATTTAAGCGGATATTTATTAATGGAAATTTTGACGGGAAGAAAACCCCTACTTCTCCTCCTGCTCTGATGAGTGAGTTAAAATTCTTTAAGCGTAGCTTTCTAGAACCAAGTTCATCATATAACACTCTAACTTTAACGCCCTCTTCTGCCTTTTTAGTCAATTCTTCTATTAATTTCTTCCCTAGATCATCGTATCTAAAAATATAATATTGAATATGAATGTGATCTTTCGCTTGTTGAATATCACGAAATAATTGATCGAACTTTTCCTGACCATCTGTAAAAATGGATATCTCATTATCTTTTGTTAAAATAGCATCGTTGTTTATAAGGTGCATATAAATCAGATCACGATAAGGGTCCACATTTTCATCGTGAAATGAAAAAGCAGGGTTTCTAATTTGCGCTATTTGTTTAGAGATTATGTCGGTAATTCCAACTTTACGAATACCTTCCCAATCAAACAATCGTTGTCTCGTCAAATTCTGCCCTAGAAATAAGTAAACAACGAATCCAATAAACGGGATAAAAAAGAGGATCATTAACCATGCCCATGTTGTAGAAGCATCTTTTCGTTCGATAAATATGATAATTCCAGCGAACAATATGTTAAAAATGAATAAGAACATGAGAAGAAGCGATAAAATATCCATAACTCCCCCTTAAAAGATGTACTATAATTCGTAGCCTATCTCATTTTCATACAGGTGTTTATCTCTTCATCATATTTGATATGATTTAAAGTGGTTTTATTTTCGATTCAATCTCTTCTCTTTTATTTTCGAGATAAGGTGGTAAGGCTAATGATTGACCAAGGTTTTCCAGTGTCTCGTCAGTTTCAAATCCTGGGCCGTCTGTAGCAAGCTCAATAAGAATACCATTACTTTCTCTAAAATATAATGATTGAAAATAATACCGTTCTACAAAACCCGAGTTCGTCATCCCAAGCGAACTAATATAGTTTACCCATTTATGTAACTCTTCCTCAGACTCTACTCGGAAAGCGACGTGATGCACACTACCACGACCTGGACGTTCTCTAGGTGCATTATGACTAGCTTTAACGTGCACTTCAGCTCCCGTTCCCCCTTCACCAGTAGCAAAAACAGTTATTCTATTGTCAAGTTCATTTTCATATGACCCTACCTTTCTAAAGCCCATCACGTCTGTTAAAATACGGTGTGTTTTTTCTGGGCGAGGCACTGTTAGTTCTACAGGGCCTAATCCAATAACTCCTTCCTCTACAGGTACTGGGCTATCGGCCCAAGGCTCGCCACCTGCCACACCTTCGTTCGTTTCGTCAGAGATAAATTGAAGACGTTGGCCTTCAAAATCGCGAAACTTCAGTACTTTCCGATTAAAGACTTCTTGTATATTATCGTGTGAGACACCGTAGCTAGTTAGTCGTTTTGACCAATAAGCTAAAGCCTCATCATTGGCCACTCTCAATGATGTTTCGCTAATACTTTGCGTTCCTGGGTAAGTCCTCCCGGCGTTTGGTATCTCAAAAAATGTTAGATCTGTCCCTGGATTCCCACGTTTATCTGCATAGAATAAATGATACATGCTTGTATCATCTTGATTAACGGTCTTCTTTACGAGCCTCATTCCGATAATTTCTGTATAAAAATGAAGATTTTCTTTTGCATTAGCGGTAATGGCTGAAATATGGTGGATACCCTTCAAAGGTTTCATTCACATATCTTCCTTTCGTTAAATCATCAGGTTCACTATATAATAAAACAATTAGACGATGTATAGTCTCTATTTTCATTCTTTTCCTACATCCAGTTGGCCTCTATAAATGTTTTACGACCTGATTCCTCTTGCTCCTGCTTATATTTCGCAGGATTTTTTTTATAAAATGTTTGATGTTCTTCTTCCGCTTCATAAAAAGGAGCCGCTTGTAAAATTTTCGTCACGATCGGCTTTAAAAACCGACCACTTTTCTCAACTTCACGCCGTGATTTCTCAGCTTGCTTTTTTTGAGCTTCAGTATGATAAAAAATAGCTGTTCTATATTGGGGACCACGGTCAAAAAATTGGCCACCTTCATCAGTGGGGTCAATTTGAGGCCAATATAGTGAAAGTAATTTTTCGTACGAAAACAGTTCGGGGTCATATGTGATCTCTACTGCTTCATAATGACCTGTTTCACCCGTTTTAACTTGTTCGTACGAAGGATTAACCCTATCACCACCGGTATAGCCAGAAGTTACTTTGATAATTCCAGGCTGTTCATCAAAAGGTTTTACCATGCACCAAAAGCATCCTCCTGCGAATGTGGCTTTTTCATATGTTTTCTTCATGCGTTAACAACTCCTTTATTATCGAAGCATAAAATATCATAGGGGATTCTGGGTGATTATTAGTTTTTTTAGATCACTACTTTCATATTCATTATTAATTATACTTGTTTTCCATTCTTTTTCATATCAAAGACGATTATTTAAACACAATGAAAGAATCCGGATAAAAATGGTATCCGGATTCTTTCAAACAATTAATTTGTTTTTACAACGAGGTCGACGTCCACATTTCCTCTAGTTGCTTTTGAATACGGACAAAAATCGTGAGCCTTATGAACAAGTTCTTCAGCTTCACTTTGCGAAACGCCACTAATTTCGGCATGAAGGGTAACACCTAATTTGAATCCATTATCTTCTGTATCTTTTAACAGGCTCACTTCACTTGTTATGGTAGACGTAATATCTTTTTTCTGTTTAGATGCCATGAGATTAAGCGCCCCGTCAAAGCAAGCAGCATAACCAGCTGCAAATAATTGTTCAGGATTCGACGCATCTGATGGTATATCCTTTCCTTTAGGCATTGATAAATTTACATCAATGATCCCATTATCTGATTTCACATGGCCTTCTCGTCCACCAGAAGCCGTTGCCTTGGTTGTTAAAATGGTATCCGCCATTTTTGTTCCCTCCTTGTTAAAGTGTTAAAAGTTTTGTCCTTTATTATGTTCACTATTATGACAGATTTTAAACATTCAAATGCTATGATTAAACGTTCATATTTATTATAACTACTTGGACCTACGCCCCTTAATTCTAAATTTTACGATGCCCTTTCCTCTATGGATAGTGTGTTATATAACGTATAGTTTCGTTTGAAAAAATAAAAAGTTACACTAAGCAATACAACAGGTACTATCAACAAAAATAGGACACTTGACCATAGTAGTTGTGGTGAATTCATGAATATCATAGAGCGAAAACCTAGAACACTATAGGTCATTGGCAGCCATCCATGTAGCGTTTGCAAGGGAGAAGCTAAAAGTTCTACAGGAAATGTTCCTGCTGAACCGCCTAATTGAAGAATAAGCAAGATAATCGCTACAAAACGCCCTGGATTATCTAACAAACTCACAAGACCAAATATGAGAGTAATAAACACAAAACTTGTGAAATACGTAAAAAAGACAAAGCCTGGTATGTTCTGGACATCTAGCCCAATACCTAACAACAAAAAAAGAACGATAAGTGATGACTGAATAAAGCCAATGCTGTAAATAACAGCTAACTTCCCTGTAAACCAAGCTCCACTAGTCGTGTGAACACCTAAAGGTTCTCTAAATGGATAAATGATCGATAATGTCAGCGCTCCTACATAAAGGCCAATTGACAGAAAATAAGGTGTTAAACCTTCACCGTAAGAGTAACTCGTATTATTATCATTCGCCACTGTTTCTACAGGAGACGACACCATTAATTCATGTGCGTGAGTCGGGTTAATCCCATGGATCACTGAAGCGAGCTGATGGATACCTTCCAAGAGATCTCCTGACCCTTCTTTAAGTTCAGAAGTGCCATCGGTGAGTTTAAGAGCTCCTTCCAATGCTGATTCGATCCCCTCCTGAAGCTCTTCTGAACCATCGTATAACGCTGACATACCGTCATCTAGCTCTCTCACACCTTGAAATAGGTCATCAAGCTTTCCGACAGCTGTTTCGTACTCGTCTGCCACGTCTATTAATTTTTTCTCAGCATCATTTAATGCCTCATGAATATCGTCTTCAAATTGCTTTACCAATTTCGGATCAATAGCTTCAGGTACAGTTTCTTGAAAGTGATCAATTATCTCTTGAAAATCCCCCATTGCCTCATTTAACAAATCCAAATCTTCTTTGATCCCTTGTTCAATCTCATCAGATGTAGCAAGCGATGATTCTAGTATCTCGATAAAGTCCATGATATCAAGGGAAGCCGTTTCAAGATTTGCTTCAACTGTTTCTTCATAGTCCGGCAAACTAGCTTGGAAGGTTTCTAAATATTCAGTGAGTTCTTGGTGAGATGTTGACTGGGCTTCCATAAGATCTTCCGTCTCATTTACCCATTTAACTAACGCCTCATTCTCTTCCCAATTTCCATCTAGATTATCGAGCATATGAGGTAAAGAAGAAAGTTGATCTTCCAGTTCATCTTCTCCTTCAAGAGTTGACAACTCATTTAGAACATCATTAATTTGTTCATCAACATCATCTAAATTTATTTCTTCTAATGATGTTTGCTCATCGAGTTTAACTGCTAAGTGCTCTAATTCTTTCAACAACGACTCAGTATCCTGATTTAATTCTATAAGCATATCGGAAACTACGTTAATATTATCTTCAATACTTTGAGAATAATTGTTTAGCTTCTCTAACGACAGATGGGTCTCATTTAAAATCGTGTTTATTTCTTTTAAAACTTTCGCCGCATCTTTGAAATCTTTTGTATCCATCGTCCTTTTAGCTTGTTGTACTAAAGACAATAATTGACTATGTCCTTGAATGGCCTGTTCATACTCTTCAGATGACGTAATCATTTCCCGCGCATCCGTTAACCCCGAATATAAATATGATGTTCCATTTTTAGCCTCTAACAGCCCCGCTGTTAACATCTCGGCTCCATTATCTAGTTCTTGCAACCCATCAGATAAGGAGGACATATTAGTATAAACATTTTCATTACCCTTAGCTACTTTTTCTGCCCCTTCTTCTAGGTCTAGCATCACCTGGACAAAATTACTAAACGTATCATTTCCCACTTCTGCATATGCAAGCGTAAGGGCTTCTGATAGACTCGTTTCCATATTAGTAAGGGCCGTTTTAGCAATTTGAGACGATACATAATTGTACTCGGCGTTCACTTCATAATATAGCGTCGCTTTAATTGGTTTGTCCTCTATAATGGACGTTACATTCTCAGAGAAGTCTTCAGGAATTTCGACATAGAAGTAATATTCTAATTCGTCCATTCCAGCCCTTGCAGTTTCTTCATCAGTAAAGTCAAATTTAAGAGTCTCAGTTCTCTTTAATTCTTCAACAAAATCATTGCCAGCGTATATCATTTCTCCATTAATGTCTGCTCCTTGATCCTTATTCACTACAGCCACTGGAAGTTCTTCAATGTGACCGTATGGATCCCAAAAAGACCAAATTAAGACACCTCCATAAAGTAAAGGCATAAGGCATATGCCTATTAGTGCGATAAGTAATTTTTTATTTTTAAATATACCATTAAATTCTGTCTTAACTCCGTCCATCGTGTCACCTCTCCAAAATTTTGACTAATATTTAAAATTGGTCATTTTAATAAAATAGAAAAACTTGGCTGATTGCCAAGCTTGCTAAACTAAGCTCATTTTAGGAATAAATAACTCCACATAATATAAACAACTAAATTTCTTGATTATGAACAAGTGAAAAAAGAATGTGATTATTAAAAATGTGAATAATCTCTTCTTTAGACAATGAGTAGTAATCTTTTTCAAATTCGACGACGAGAGTCATATATTGTTTATAGAGTAAATATGCCGTAATTTCAGGTGTTGATAAATAAATTTTCCTCTGTGTGTGTGCGTGAATTAACAATTGTTTTAAATATTCAACGATTGCCCTCTCCACCCTTTTAAGAGCATTATGAGCGTGTATAGTACCTGACCAACTTACTTCTTCACTTAATTTTTGCAAAAATTGATGTTTTTTTCGATAGGTAAGAAGCTCGTACAATACATTGTTAATATTTTCTTTTACGCCTTTGGCGGGATCGATATATTGATGACATATATATGCCATATCCTCAATAATATTCTGTAAAATAGCATTAAATAATTCTTCTTTATTTTTAAATGCTGTATAGATCGTGCCTTTACCTATATGGGCCGCTGCTGCTACTTTATCCATCGTCGTCCCTTTATAACCATATTCAGAAAAGGTGGCTGTGGCCGCATCTAATATTTTTTGACGCTTATTTTTAACCATGTGCATCCCCTTCTTGACTAAAATTGATTTTCAGTCATTTATTTGTCATCATACATTATACTTATTAGCTTATCAAGTTTTTTTATAAACGCACTTAATATTTCTTAAATAAAACTAGGTCATTTTGGCTTTTTCATAAATCATTTGAATTGCTAATTCTTAAGGCCTAATATAGAAAAAACGTTAATCGACACTATTTATTCTCAATAAATTGCATATCATGCCATTATTCTCCAAAGTTAATCAGGTCAAAAGTCCCTATAAAAATTGCTTCTCTATGACTAGTCTTTTTATGCGATAATAATACCTGTGCTTTTATAAATTATTTACAGCTAAGGGTGGTTAGTTCTAATGAAAGAAAAAAAAGTTAAGTTAGGTTTAGGAATCGGCGCATTAGCCATTGTGGTAATAGCAGGGATATTAGTATATTCTCTTCTATCATCACCAGAAGCAAAACTAGCAAGTGCATTACAGCAAATGGTCGAAGAAGATGTTATTCAAACTGAAAGTGACTTTAATTTAGCTCTTGATATTGATGCTGATCCTGAACTTTTAGGAATTTATACTGATGAAGACCAAGCATCTATGGATTTAGTCATGGATATGATGCAAAACATTCACGGTACCAGCTCAGTAATTATTGACAATGAAAATAAAGTGATGGAAATTGGCTCCTCTTTTGGTATTACTGGTGATGTTCAAGGCGAAGAGATCGACCTACAAATTCCTTTCCACTTATATTTTGATGAAGAGCAAAATGAAATGGGTATTGATTTAGACCCTTATGCCGCATTTTTACCTGAAGTTATTGATC
The genomic region above belongs to Bacillus sp. A301a_S52 and contains:
- the argB gene encoding acetylglutamate kinase, giving the protein MTHLICKIGGSIIQELPDSFYRIFIALKEAGWQPIIVHGGGPEINEALDKWQVSTKFVDGLRVTTPEVLQVAETILSGSINKVIVGKLLSAGVPGIGISGVDGQILKASPIHNDGKLGFVGKVDKVNTAWLNVIMNEGGIPVLSPIGIDDKGQKYNINADMAAAAVAKSFKGNLAFISDIPGVMQTKKSEQIIHDKLTERQIHSLIDQGVIYGGMIPKVTAAINALNEGVHNPVILNGYEPEELLRYVKGQSAGTQIVREKEVYHA
- the argJ gene encoding bifunctional glutamate N-acetyltransferase/amino-acid acetyltransferase ArgJ gives rise to the protein MLVKTKKHHIDIIENGNVTSPKGFSAGGVHTGIRKAKLDFGWLHSDVPAAAAGVYTVNAFQAPPLKVTQQSLSVDHALQTIVVNSGIANACTGVQGMDDALQTRKWVAEKMRINEHHVAVASTGLIGVTLPMEKIEAGVQAMVSKDNMSCDRFEQAILTTDTVTKKIAVKLKIDEKEITIGGAAKGSGMIHPNMATMLAYITTDANVEAESLQQALRTVTDHTFNMITVDGDSSTNDTVLVLANGLQNNHPLDENHPQWGLFVEALQFVSQELAKQIARDGEGATKLIQVNVKGAPTIETARQVGKAVISSNLVKSAVYGADPNWGRVVCAVGYSNQPVYPDKVDVALGDIHVVKGGLPLPFSEEEAKAYLSNDDVHITINLNDGKESCAAWGCDLTYDYVKINASYRT
- a CDS encoding N-acetyl-gamma-glutamyl-phosphate reductase encodes the protein MKQVAIVGGTGYGAIELIRLLQGHSKLQITKIISHSQEGQRLDEIYPHLKTFVPLPMEELNIHALDQEVDIVFFATPPGVSKQYIPHLQSVQCIDLSGDLRLDSPEKYETWYGQKAAPKSLLDEAVYGLSEIYSEKLATARICSNPGCFPTASLLGLIPAVHHDLIDLTSIVIDGKTGVSGAGRKQSPMTHFSETNENVKPYKVGKHQHIPEIEQYLTDQADQQAFINMTTHLIPMTRGLLCTMYAQLKNSVESSYIHELYSNYYQDHTFVRVRPESHFPSTKEVAGSNFCDIGIHINERTGQLMIASAIDNLVKGAAGQAIQNANIMNGWNVEEGLQLIPMFP
- the cls gene encoding cardiolipin synthase, producing the protein MDILSLLLMFLFIFNILFAGIIIFIERKDASTTWAWLMILFFIPFIGFVVYLFLGQNLTRQRLFDWEGIRKVGITDIISKQIAQIRNPAFSFHDENVDPYRDLIYMHLINNDAILTKDNEISIFTDGQEKFDQLFRDIQQAKDHIHIQYYIFRYDDLGKKLIEELTKKAEEGVKVRVLYDELGSRKLRLKNFNSLIRAGGEVGVFFPSKFPLINIRLNYRNHRKITIIDGQIGYVGGFNVGNEYLGKKKEFGYWRDTHLRICGNAVDPMQTRFILDWNQASKHFTIDYEPRYFPMKKNSGNATLQIVSSGPDSEWEQIKNGYMKMIMDANESIYIQTPYFIPDQSLLDALRVASLSGKDVRIMIPNKPDHPFIYWATLSHIGKLLRSGASVYIYENGFIHAKALVIDRKMCSVGTANIDMRSFKLNFEVNAFIYDQLTAEKIAQSFEQDMQNSTRLTEELYQKRPRWIRFKESISRLLSPIL
- a CDS encoding ring-cleaving dioxygenase — encoded protein: MKPLKGIHHISAITANAKENLHFYTEIIGMRLVKKTVNQDDTSMYHLFYADKRGNPGTDLTFFEIPNAGRTYPGTQSISETSLRVANDEALAYWSKRLTSYGVSHDNIQEVFNRKVLKFRDFEGQRLQFISDETNEGVAGGEPWADSPVPVEEGVIGLGPVELTVPRPEKTHRILTDVMGFRKVGSYENELDNRITVFATGEGGTGAEVHVKASHNAPRERPGRGSVHHVAFRVESEEELHKWVNYISSLGMTNSGFVERYYFQSLYFRESNGILIELATDGPGFETDETLENLGQSLALPPYLENKREEIESKIKPL
- the msrA gene encoding peptide-methionine (S)-S-oxide reductase MsrA, which encodes MKKTYEKATFAGGCFWCMVKPFDEQPGIIKVTSGYTGGDRVNPSYEQVKTGETGHYEAVEITYDPELFSYEKLLSLYWPQIDPTDEGGQFFDRGPQYRTAIFYHTEAQKKQAEKSRREVEKSGRFLKPIVTKILQAAPFYEAEEEHQTFYKKNPAKYKQEQEESGRKTFIEANWM
- a CDS encoding organic hydroperoxide resistance protein, producing the protein MADTILTTKATASGGREGHVKSDNGIIDVNLSMPKGKDIPSDASNPEQLFAAGYAACFDGALNLMASKQKKDITSTITSEVSLLKDTEDNGFKLGVTLHAEISGVSQSEAEELVHKAHDFCPYSKATRGNVDVDLVVKTN
- a CDS encoding YhgE/Pip domain-containing protein, whose product is MDGVKTEFNGIFKNKKLLIALIGICLMPLLYGGVLIWSFWDPYGHIEELPVAVVNKDQGADINGEMIYAGNDFVEELKRTETLKFDFTDEETARAGMDELEYYFYVEIPEDFSENVTSIIEDKPIKATLYYEVNAEYNYVSSQIAKTALTNMETSLSEALTLAYAEVGNDTFSNFVQVMLDLEEGAEKVAKGNENVYTNMSSLSDGLQELDNGAEMLTAGLLEAKNGTSYLYSGLTDAREMITSSEEYEQAIQGHSQLLSLVQQAKRTMDTKDFKDAAKVLKEINTILNETHLSLEKLNNYSQSIEDNINVVSDMLIELNQDTESLLKELEHLAVKLDEQTSLEEINLDDVDEQINDVLNELSTLEGEDELEDQLSSLPHMLDNLDGNWEENEALVKWVNETEDLMEAQSTSHQELTEYLETFQASLPDYEETVEANLETASLDIMDFIEILESSLATSDEIEQGIKEDLDLLNEAMGDFQEIIDHFQETVPEAIDPKLVKQFEDDIHEALNDAEKKLIDVADEYETAVGKLDDLFQGVRELDDGMSALYDGSEELQEGIESALEGALKLTDGTSELKEGSGDLLEGIHQLASVIHGINPTHAHELMVSSPVETVANDNNTSYSYGEGLTPYFLSIGLYVGALTLSIIYPFREPLGVHTTSGAWFTGKLAVIYSIGFIQSSLIVLFLLLGIGLDVQNIPGFVFFTYFTSFVFITLIFGLVSLLDNPGRFVAIILLILQLGGSAGTFPVELLASPLQTLHGWLPMTYSVLGFRSMIFMNSPQLLWSSVLFLLIVPVVLLSVTFYFFKRNYTLYNTLSIEERAS
- a CDS encoding TetR/AcrR family transcriptional regulator, with protein sequence MVKNKRQKILDAATATFSEYGYKGTTMDKVAAAAHIGKGTIYTAFKNKEELFNAILQNIIEDMAYICHQYIDPAKGVKENINNVLYELLTYRKKHQFLQKLSEEVSWSGTIHAHNALKRVERAIVEYLKQLLIHAHTQRKIYLSTPEITAYLLYKQYMTLVVEFEKDYYSLSKEEIIHIFNNHILFSLVHNQEI